From a single Natronorubrum tibetense GA33 genomic region:
- the ligA gene encoding NAD-dependent DNA ligase LigA yields MSLTDENADEANPYLRDPPTEFEPVDDLSADEAEREVDLLREAIREHDRRYYVEGDPIIADRTYDVLFSRLQDLEDAFDCTHPDSPTRSVGGEPLEAFETVEHVAPMLSIDQSGEAEDVREFADRVHREVGDVEYVCEPKFDGVSMAFVYEDGSLERAVTRGDGREGDDVTRNARTIGSVPQQLHGDYPDFLAVRGEVYMPRDAFQEHNRKRIERGEEPFANPRNATAGTIRQLDPSIVAERPLEVFYFDVLEASDLEDSHSAELERFPEWGLRVTEHVEFADDIEEAIDYRDRMLEARDDLGYEIDGTVIKVDDRDAREELGRTARHDRYAFAYKFPARAEVTPIVDVAVQVGRTGRLTPVALLEPVDVGGVTVSRASLHNPEEIAEKNVNVGDTVRVQRAGDVIPYVEEVVEKNSEGHYELPEHCPVCGSAVERDGPMAFCTGGLACDAQLRRSIEYYASDDGLDLEGLGEKSVRQLVDAGLLESVADLYELEREALTELEGWGETSAENLLAELGESREPPLADFCSALGIPHVGPTTARELAHEFGTFEAFRETAEDDPERLEGVDDVGETVAQQLHDFFTSEANAEAVDDILEYVSPQESALETGGDELEGLTFVFTGSLEGVTRGEAQETVEAHGANATGSVSGNTDYLVVGESPGQTKRDDAADNDVPIVDEDEFRELLGEYGIDLE; encoded by the coding sequence ATGTCACTCACCGACGAGAACGCGGACGAAGCCAATCCGTACCTCCGGGATCCGCCGACTGAGTTCGAGCCGGTCGATGATCTCTCGGCGGACGAGGCCGAACGAGAGGTCGACTTACTCCGGGAGGCCATCCGCGAACACGACCGCCGGTACTACGTCGAGGGCGATCCGATCATCGCCGACCGAACGTACGATGTCCTCTTTTCCCGTCTGCAAGACCTCGAGGATGCCTTCGATTGTACCCATCCCGACAGTCCGACGCGAAGCGTCGGCGGCGAACCGCTCGAGGCGTTCGAAACGGTCGAACACGTCGCACCGATGCTTTCGATCGACCAGAGCGGCGAGGCCGAGGACGTCCGCGAGTTCGCGGATCGTGTGCACCGCGAAGTCGGAGACGTTGAGTACGTCTGTGAGCCCAAGTTCGACGGCGTCTCGATGGCGTTCGTCTACGAGGACGGAAGCCTCGAGCGCGCCGTCACCCGCGGCGACGGCCGCGAAGGGGATGACGTCACGCGAAACGCCCGAACCATCGGCTCGGTACCGCAGCAACTCCACGGCGACTACCCTGACTTTCTGGCGGTTCGTGGCGAGGTCTACATGCCAAGAGACGCGTTTCAGGAACACAATCGCAAGCGGATCGAACGCGGCGAGGAGCCCTTTGCGAACCCTCGGAACGCGACCGCGGGGACGATCCGCCAGCTCGACCCCTCGATCGTCGCCGAGCGGCCGCTCGAGGTGTTTTACTTCGACGTGCTCGAGGCCAGCGACCTCGAGGACAGCCACAGCGCGGAACTCGAGCGCTTCCCGGAGTGGGGGCTGCGGGTCACCGAGCACGTCGAATTTGCCGACGACATCGAGGAGGCGATCGACTACCGCGACCGGATGCTCGAGGCGCGGGACGATCTGGGCTACGAGATCGACGGCACCGTCATCAAGGTTGACGACCGCGACGCTCGCGAGGAATTGGGCCGAACGGCTCGCCACGACCGCTACGCCTTCGCCTACAAGTTCCCCGCACGCGCGGAGGTGACCCCGATCGTCGACGTGGCGGTGCAGGTGGGCCGGACGGGCCGGTTGACCCCCGTTGCCCTGCTCGAGCCGGTCGATGTCGGGGGCGTGACGGTCTCTCGAGCGAGCCTGCACAACCCCGAGGAGATCGCGGAGAAGAACGTCAACGTGGGCGACACCGTCCGCGTCCAGCGCGCCGGCGACGTGATCCCCTACGTCGAGGAGGTCGTCGAAAAGAACAGCGAGGGCCACTACGAACTCCCCGAGCACTGTCCGGTCTGCGGTAGCGCCGTCGAGCGCGACGGGCCGATGGCGTTCTGTACGGGCGGGCTGGCCTGTGACGCTCAACTCCGCCGCTCGATCGAGTACTACGCGAGCGACGACGGGTTGGATCTCGAGGGGCTGGGCGAGAAGAGCGTCCGCCAACTCGTGGATGCGGGTCTGCTCGAGTCCGTCGCCGACCTCTACGAACTCGAGCGCGAGGCCCTCACGGAACTCGAGGGCTGGGGCGAGACGAGCGCCGAGAACCTGCTGGCCGAACTCGGGGAGAGCCGCGAGCCCCCGCTCGCCGATTTCTGCTCGGCGCTGGGCATACCCCACGTTGGGCCGACGACGGCCCGCGAACTCGCCCACGAGTTCGGCACGTTCGAGGCCTTCCGCGAGACGGCCGAGGACGATCCGGAGCGGCTCGAGGGCGTCGACGACGTCGGCGAAACCGTCGCCCAACAGCTCCACGACTTCTTCACGAGCGAGGCCAACGCCGAGGCCGTCGACGACATCCTCGAGTACGTCTCCCCGCAGGAATCGGCCCTCGAGACGGGCGGCGACGAACTCGAGGGACTGACGTTCGTCTTTACGGGGTCGCTCGAGGGCGTCACGCGCGGCGAGGCTCAGGAGACCGTCGAGGCCCACGGCGCGAACGCGACGGGCAGCGTCTCGGGGAACACGGACTACCTCGTCGTCGGCGAGAGCCCGGGCCAGACGAAGCGCGACGACGCGGCGGACAACGACGTGCCGATCGTCGACGAGGACGAGTTCCGGGAACTGCTCGGCGAGTACGGGATCGACCTCGAGTGA
- the thsA gene encoding thermosome subunit alpha: MGNQPLIVLSEDSQRTSGKDAQSMNIQAGKAVAESVRTTLGPKGMDKMLVDSSGNVIVTNDGVTLLSEMEIDHPAADMIVEVAETQEDEVGDGTTSAVVVSGELLSQAEDLLEQDIHATTLAQGYREAAEEATEVLEDIAIDVDEDDTEILEQIAATAMTGKGAENARDLLSRLVVEAVRSVADGDEVDTDNIKVEKVVGGSIDNSELVEGVIVDKERVSDSMPYFAEDANVALIDGALEIKETEIDAEVNVTDPDQLEQFLEQEEAQLREMAEAVADVGADVVFVDGGIDDMAQHYLAQEGIIAVRRVKSSDQGQLARATGATPVSSVDDLTEDDLGFAGSVAQKEIAGDQRIFVEDVDDAKAVTLILRGGTEHVIDEVDRAIEDSLGVVRTTLQDGKVLAGGGAPEVELSLALRDYADSVGGREQLAVEAFADALEVIPRTLAENAGLDPIDSLVELRADHDAGDTSSGLDAYTGDTIDMAEEGVYEPLRVKTQAIESATEAAVMLLRIDDVIAAGDLAVADDDGDDEMPPGGGGMGGGMGGMGGGMGGMM; the protein is encoded by the coding sequence ATGGGCAATCAGCCCCTTATCGTTCTCTCGGAGGACAGCCAGCGGACATCCGGCAAAGACGCGCAGTCGATGAACATTCAGGCCGGGAAGGCCGTTGCCGAGTCCGTACGGACCACGCTCGGTCCGAAGGGGATGGACAAGATGCTCGTCGACTCCTCGGGCAACGTCATCGTCACGAACGACGGCGTCACGCTCCTCTCGGAGATGGAGATCGACCACCCCGCTGCCGACATGATCGTCGAAGTTGCCGAAACCCAGGAGGACGAAGTCGGCGACGGCACCACGAGCGCCGTCGTCGTCTCCGGTGAACTCCTCAGTCAGGCCGAGGATCTCTTAGAGCAGGACATCCACGCGACCACCCTCGCGCAGGGATACCGAGAGGCCGCCGAGGAAGCCACCGAGGTACTCGAGGACATCGCCATCGACGTCGACGAGGACGACACCGAGATTCTCGAGCAGATCGCTGCCACCGCGATGACGGGCAAGGGTGCCGAGAACGCCCGCGACCTGCTCTCCCGACTCGTCGTCGAGGCCGTCCGCTCGGTCGCCGACGGCGACGAGGTCGACACGGACAACATCAAAGTCGAAAAGGTCGTCGGCGGCTCGATCGACAACTCCGAGCTCGTCGAGGGCGTCATCGTCGACAAGGAGCGCGTCTCCGACAGCATGCCGTACTTCGCCGAGGACGCAAACGTCGCGCTCATCGACGGAGCCCTCGAGATCAAAGAGACTGAGATCGACGCCGAAGTCAACGTCACCGACCCCGACCAGCTCGAGCAGTTCCTCGAACAGGAAGAGGCGCAGCTGCGCGAGATGGCCGAAGCGGTCGCCGACGTCGGCGCAGATGTCGTCTTCGTCGACGGCGGCATCGACGACATGGCCCAGCACTACCTCGCACAGGAGGGTATCATCGCCGTCCGACGCGTCAAATCCAGCGATCAGGGTCAACTCGCCCGCGCGACCGGCGCCACGCCCGTCTCGAGTGTCGACGACCTGACCGAGGACGACCTCGGCTTCGCCGGCAGCGTCGCCCAGAAGGAGATTGCCGGCGACCAGCGCATCTTCGTCGAGGACGTCGACGACGCCAAGGCCGTCACCCTCATCCTCCGTGGCGGCACCGAGCACGTCATCGACGAGGTCGACCGCGCCATCGAGGACTCCCTCGGCGTCGTTCGCACCACGCTCCAGGACGGTAAAGTCCTCGCGGGCGGCGGTGCCCCCGAAGTCGAGCTCTCGCTCGCACTGCGCGACTACGCCGACTCCGTCGGCGGTCGCGAACAGCTCGCCGTCGAAGCGTTCGCCGACGCCCTCGAGGTCATCCCACGCACGCTCGCCGAGAACGCCGGACTCGACCCCATCGACTCGCTCGTCGAGCTCCGCGCCGACCACGACGCCGGTGACACCAGCTCCGGGCTGGACGCCTACACCGGCGATACGATCGATATGGCCGAAGAAGGCGTCTACGAGCCGCTTCGCGTGAAGACCCAGGCTATCGAGTCCGCAACCGAAGCCGCAGTCATGCTGCTTCGCATCGACGACGTCATCGCCGCCGGCGACCTCGCGGTTGCCGACGACGACGGTGACGACGAGATGCCGCCGGGCGGCGGTGGCATGGGCGGCGGCATGGGCGGCATGGGCGGTGGCATGGGCGGCATGATGTGA
- a CDS encoding metallophosphoesterase, protein MNIGIISDTHDNVEAIERATEIFEEEGVEIVIHCGDFIAPLMINYFDGFELHGVLGNNDGDVANLQSAFDSLGDESELHGRFASLEFDGLSFAALHGESLEEVEAIAAGETYDFVCYGHHHERELSDEGRTTVLNPGAHVLAKSEADRTVAVVDTRAGSVRFRSVEE, encoded by the coding sequence ATGAACATCGGGATCATTTCGGACACCCACGATAACGTCGAGGCGATCGAGCGGGCGACCGAGATTTTCGAGGAGGAGGGCGTCGAAATCGTGATCCACTGCGGCGACTTCATCGCCCCGCTGATGATCAACTACTTCGACGGCTTCGAACTCCACGGCGTCTTGGGGAACAACGACGGCGACGTGGCGAACCTCCAGTCCGCGTTCGACTCGCTCGGAGACGAGAGCGAACTCCACGGCCGCTTCGCGAGCCTCGAGTTCGACGGCCTCTCCTTTGCCGCGTTGCACGGCGAGAGTCTCGAGGAGGTCGAAGCCATCGCGGCCGGCGAGACGTACGATTTCGTCTGTTACGGTCACCACCACGAGCGCGAGCTATCCGACGAGGGACGAACGACCGTGCTCAACCCCGGCGCGCACGTGCTGGCCAAATCCGAAGCGGATCGGACGGTTGCGGTCGTGGATACGCGTGCCGGATCGGTGCGATTCCGGTCGGTCGAGGAGTGA
- a CDS encoding RNA-guided endonuclease InsQ/TnpB family protein: protein MAKEVVTRTYTASIRNQSRVSDDLDSLGFAASKLWNVGRWTISRVWDEIDYIPEHDELTSYLKSYERYDDLHSQSSQRVLQELAEAFNGWYGKRRNGDTRANPPGYRKYGDEHPRSTITFKAAGFKLDTQYDRVRLSKGSNLKEHWSDFILCEYQTRPDVDLSTVESVQQVRAVWTGDEWELHFVCKVEIEVAESPGEKTVGIDLGINNFAALAYEDGHSELYPLSCLKQDDYYFSKRIARCDDSNSEQATRLNQKKSARRTHYFHTLSKHIVQRCVDEGVGIIAVGDLSGIREDEENGEAKNWGKHGNLDLHSWAFDRFTDLLEYKAETEGISVEEVSERDTSKSCSCCARKRDANRVERGLYVCDECDMVANADVNGAENIRQKVSPSLACDGGDRSNGWLAQPSTFLFDKETGAFVPQEQVTS, encoded by the coding sequence ATGGCGAAAGAGGTCGTCACCCGCACCTACACTGCTTCCATCAGAAACCAGTCACGGGTGTCCGACGACCTCGATTCGCTCGGGTTCGCCGCCAGCAAACTCTGGAACGTCGGACGGTGGACAATTAGTCGTGTCTGGGATGAAATCGACTATATCCCAGAACACGACGAACTCACCTCGTACCTCAAGTCGTACGAACGCTACGATGACCTACATTCTCAGTCAAGTCAGCGAGTCCTTCAAGAACTCGCTGAGGCGTTCAACGGCTGGTACGGCAAACGGCGCAACGGAGACACGCGGGCGAATCCGCCCGGCTACCGCAAATACGGTGACGAACATCCACGAAGCACAATCACGTTCAAAGCCGCTGGCTTCAAGCTCGATACCCAGTACGACCGTGTTCGGCTCTCAAAAGGCTCGAATCTCAAAGAGCACTGGTCGGACTTCATCCTCTGCGAATACCAGACTCGTCCCGACGTTGACCTCTCCACCGTAGAGAGCGTCCAACAAGTACGGGCAGTCTGGACAGGTGATGAGTGGGAACTACACTTCGTGTGCAAAGTCGAGATCGAAGTGGCCGAATCACCTGGTGAGAAGACGGTGGGTATTGACCTCGGCATCAACAACTTTGCCGCACTCGCCTACGAAGACGGCCACAGCGAACTGTACCCGCTGAGCTGCCTGAAGCAGGACGACTACTACTTCAGCAAGCGGATTGCCCGGTGTGACGATTCGAACTCCGAACAGGCCACGCGGTTGAACCAGAAGAAATCAGCTCGCCGTACTCACTACTTCCACACACTCTCAAAACACATCGTCCAGCGGTGTGTTGACGAGGGTGTTGGAATCATCGCGGTTGGCGACCTCTCTGGTATCCGCGAAGACGAGGAGAACGGTGAGGCGAAGAACTGGGGGAAGCACGGCAACCTCGACTTGCACTCGTGGGCGTTCGACCGGTTCACCGACCTCCTTGAATACAAGGCCGAAACGGAAGGTATCTCGGTTGAGGAGGTATCCGAGCGGGATACATCGAAGTCGTGTTCATGTTGTGCTCGCAAACGTGACGCGAACCGTGTTGAACGTGGGTTGTACGTGTGCGACGAATGCGATATGGTGGCGAACGCTGATGTGAATGGTGCTGAGAACATTCGACAGAAAGTATCTCCGAGTCTCGCCTGTGATGGGGGAGATAGGAGTAACGGCTGGTTGGCACAGCCATCGACATTCCTGTTTGACAAGGAAACTGGTGCGTTCGTACCTCAAGAACAGGTCACGTCGTAA
- a CDS encoding RNA ligase family protein: protein MKDFPPVPNVTDAPDRLFEEGHLWLLEKVDGAGFRFQLQQSGLLRFGDRNRVYDDPDAVPEPYQHAVRHVREHVDREALRSAVDDVEDIVFFAEAMHHHRISYDWERTPSVLGVDVWSADAGKFRPPDAVEAIFEGIGLEPVNVFERECRAQYFDPDSYTIPQSNWYDGPAEGVVVRNKRGQRAKILHPESRERDGPEPIEASAEEAATTYATRGRFRKLAIRLEEQGRPVTFETLYERVLEDITREAHARLHHSQSDVEMGDFRSEVAALTREFLDERTDGAAG from the coding sequence ATGAAGGACTTTCCACCGGTTCCGAACGTCACCGATGCCCCCGACCGACTGTTCGAGGAGGGGCACCTGTGGCTCCTCGAGAAGGTCGACGGAGCCGGGTTTCGCTTCCAACTCCAGCAGTCGGGCCTCCTCCGGTTCGGCGACCGGAACCGCGTATACGACGACCCCGATGCCGTTCCCGAGCCCTACCAGCACGCCGTTCGGCACGTTCGGGAGCACGTGGACCGTGAAGCGCTTCGGAGTGCCGTCGACGACGTCGAGGACATCGTCTTCTTCGCCGAGGCGATGCACCACCACCGAATCTCGTACGACTGGGAGCGGACGCCGTCGGTTCTCGGCGTCGACGTCTGGTCGGCCGATGCGGGGAAATTCCGCCCGCCGGACGCCGTCGAAGCGATTTTCGAGGGGATCGGTCTCGAGCCGGTGAACGTCTTCGAACGGGAGTGTCGCGCCCAGTATTTCGACCCGGACTCGTACACGATTCCACAGTCCAACTGGTACGATGGCCCCGCCGAAGGCGTCGTCGTTCGGAACAAACGCGGCCAGCGCGCGAAAATACTCCATCCGGAAAGCCGAGAGCGCGACGGGCCCGAACCGATCGAGGCGTCGGCCGAGGAGGCGGCGACGACGTACGCGACTCGAGGGCGGTTCCGGAAACTCGCGATCCGACTCGAGGAACAGGGTCGGCCCGTGACGTTCGAGACGCTCTACGAGCGCGTCCTCGAGGATATCACTCGCGAGGCCCACGCCCGACTCCACCACAGCCAGAGCGACGTGGAGATGGGGGACTTTCGCTCGGAAGTCGCCGCACTCACGCGGGAGTTCCTCGATGAGCGAACCGACGGCGCGGCGGGGTGA
- a CDS encoding tryptophan--tRNA ligase, whose translation MTEPDETPDSTDSSSTADSSESNTCGEFTVTPYAVEGEVDYDKLLERFGADPLTDEQIARFPDHPLLRRRTFYAGRDVDRYLEAAASGDPHALVTGRGPSGPMHLGHVLPLYLAKRLQEATGATVYVPLSDDEKFLAKDQSFASIGAHTRENLRDILAVGFDPERTRIVVDTADADVLYPIAVRLATHLTPATVEAVYGQQDTVGLQFYPAVQATHLLLPQLVAGRQPTLVPIAVDQDPHVRVCRDVAAKEALPVGKPGALLGRFLPGLDGPGKMSSSGDAPSIELTADPDTVAETIRTHAYTGGQATLKGHREHGGDPTVDVPFQYLRFFFEDDDERLEQIADDYRSGELLSGELKQIAIDRITEFLTGHQQRRAELGSLEADLEPYRLTDRERRRALERAGVPAGLESEGDPRR comes from the coding sequence ATGACAGAGCCAGACGAGACGCCAGACAGTACCGACAGCAGTAGCACAGCCGACTCGAGCGAATCGAACACCTGCGGTGAGTTCACCGTCACGCCCTACGCCGTTGAGGGCGAAGTCGACTACGACAAGCTCCTCGAGCGCTTCGGTGCCGACCCGCTCACCGACGAACAAATCGCTCGCTTTCCCGACCATCCACTGCTCCGCCGCCGAACGTTCTACGCCGGCCGAGATGTCGATCGATATCTCGAGGCCGCCGCGTCGGGCGACCCGCACGCGCTCGTCACCGGCAGGGGGCCGTCGGGGCCGATGCACCTCGGACACGTCCTGCCGCTGTACCTCGCAAAGCGGTTGCAAGAGGCGACGGGCGCGACCGTCTACGTTCCGCTCTCGGACGACGAGAAGTTCCTCGCGAAGGACCAATCGTTCGCGTCGATCGGTGCGCACACGCGTGAAAACCTGCGTGATATCCTGGCCGTCGGCTTCGATCCCGAACGGACACGAATCGTCGTCGATACAGCCGACGCGGACGTGCTGTATCCGATCGCCGTTCGGCTCGCAACGCACCTCACGCCCGCGACGGTCGAAGCCGTCTACGGTCAGCAGGACACCGTCGGACTGCAGTTCTATCCTGCGGTGCAGGCGACTCACCTTCTGCTCCCCCAACTCGTTGCGGGCCGCCAGCCGACGCTGGTCCCCATCGCTGTCGATCAGGACCCCCACGTTCGCGTCTGTCGTGACGTGGCCGCGAAAGAGGCCCTGCCCGTTGGGAAGCCGGGTGCCCTGCTCGGACGATTCCTCCCGGGTCTCGACGGCCCGGGAAAGATGAGCAGCTCCGGCGATGCACCATCGATCGAACTCACCGCGGACCCCGACACGGTCGCGGAAACGATCCGAACCCACGCCTATACTGGCGGGCAGGCGACGCTCAAGGGCCACCGCGAGCACGGCGGCGATCCGACCGTCGACGTCCCCTTCCAGTACCTGCGATTCTTTTTCGAGGACGACGACGAGCGACTCGAGCAAATCGCCGACGACTACCGATCGGGCGAATTGCTGAGCGGCGAATTAAAACAGATCGCGATCGACCGCATCACGGAGTTCCTGACCGGCCACCAGCAGCGACGTGCGGAACTCGGCTCGCTCGAGGCCGACCTCGAGCCCTACCGACTGACCGATCGCGAACGGCGGCGGGCGCTCGAGCGGGCCGGGGTGCCAGCAGGACTCGAGTCGGAAGGCGACCCGCGACGGTAG
- the rio1 gene encoding serine/threonine-protein kinase Rio1: protein MGQGTDTEFGLVDLEEVETPGDEWEEIDVSETEADRIARKRDREFEQFEERIKDADQFKVEQSVFDDATLAALYKLVQDGYVEAFGGPLSTGKEANVYHALGDDRDVAVKIYRINASNFRQMRDYLEGDPRFEGLGGKKKDVVLAWTKKELANLERAQAAGVRVPEPIATERNVLVMEYIGDDEGRAKRLGEVHIENPQTAYEVMREYMRRLYSAGIIHGDLSEYNVVFDEGQLVIIDVGQAVTVHHPNSRTFLERDCRNVASFFSRQGLETDEDELLEFVTSPEPDPSGE, encoded by the coding sequence ATGGGACAGGGAACGGATACGGAGTTCGGATTGGTCGACCTCGAGGAAGTGGAAACGCCGGGCGACGAGTGGGAGGAGATCGACGTCTCGGAGACCGAAGCCGACCGGATCGCCCGCAAGCGCGACCGCGAGTTCGAGCAGTTCGAAGAGCGGATCAAAGACGCCGACCAGTTCAAAGTCGAGCAGTCGGTGTTCGACGACGCGACGCTGGCGGCGCTCTACAAACTCGTCCAGGACGGCTACGTCGAGGCCTTCGGCGGGCCGCTCTCGACGGGCAAGGAGGCCAACGTCTACCATGCGCTGGGCGACGACCGCGACGTCGCGGTCAAGATCTACCGGATCAACGCCTCGAACTTCCGGCAAATGCGCGACTACCTCGAGGGCGACCCCCGATTCGAGGGGCTGGGCGGCAAAAAGAAAGACGTCGTGCTGGCCTGGACGAAGAAGGAACTCGCCAATCTCGAGCGAGCGCAGGCTGCCGGCGTGCGGGTGCCGGAACCGATCGCCACCGAACGTAACGTGTTGGTCATGGAGTACATCGGCGACGACGAGGGTCGCGCGAAGCGACTCGGCGAGGTCCACATCGAGAACCCCCAGACCGCCTACGAGGTCATGCGCGAGTACATGCGCCGGCTCTACTCCGCGGGCATCATCCACGGCGATCTGAGCGAGTACAACGTCGTCTTCGACGAGGGGCAACTCGTGATCATCGACGTCGGACAGGCCGTCACTGTCCACCACCCGAACAGCCGGACGTTCCTCGAGCGCGACTGCCGAAACGTCGCGAGTTTCTTCTCGCGGCAGGGGCTGGAGACGGACGAGGACGAGTTACTCGAGTTCGTGACGAGTCCGGAGCCAGATCCCTCGGGAGAATAG
- a CDS encoding 2Fe-2S iron-sulfur cluster-binding protein, whose protein sequence is MTQHDVTLEWPDGRTEHVTVGARETVLEVAGREGIRLPYDCRKGTCTACVGRLRAIDEEESESDAPPNDDDRATDPIDAAAAFDYRRAPTALTDREQRAGYVLLCIALVHADCRVEVGPRVRSEVGGSPWS, encoded by the coding sequence ATGACGCAGCACGATGTCACCCTCGAGTGGCCGGACGGTCGCACCGAGCACGTCACGGTCGGGGCGCGGGAGACGGTGCTCGAGGTGGCCGGCCGGGAGGGCATTCGGCTCCCGTACGATTGTCGGAAGGGCACCTGTACGGCCTGTGTCGGTCGGCTACGTGCGATCGACGAAGAGGAGTCTGAATCCGACGCGCCCCCGAATGACGACGACCGCGCGACCGATCCGATCGACGCCGCGGCGGCGTTCGACTACCGGCGCGCGCCGACGGCCTTAACCGACCGCGAGCAGCGAGCGGGGTACGTCCTGCTGTGTATCGCGCTCGTCCACGCGGACTGCCGCGTCGAGGTCGGTCCGAGGGTACGCTCCGAAGTCGGCGGCAGTCCCTGGAGCTAG
- a CDS encoding KH domain-containing protein gives MQHVKIPQDRIGVLIGEGGETMREIEAEAEVRLDIDSENGSVAVDTVGDPVLGLKAPDIVRAIGRGFAPETALRLLEDDMIMFDVVDIDAAARNTNDMKRKKGRLIGEGGRTRELMEELSGANVVIYGSTLGIIGAPQQVDVVRTAAEMLLDGAPHGAVYSFLEEKHNEMKHQGMQYHRYPGGQS, from the coding sequence ATGCAACACGTGAAGATTCCGCAGGACCGCATCGGCGTTCTCATCGGCGAGGGCGGCGAGACGATGCGAGAGATCGAGGCGGAAGCCGAGGTGCGACTCGACATCGATTCGGAGAACGGCTCCGTCGCCGTCGATACCGTCGGCGATCCCGTGCTCGGTCTCAAGGCACCGGATATCGTCCGTGCGATCGGCCGCGGCTTCGCCCCCGAAACGGCGTTGCGGCTGCTCGAGGACGACATGATCATGTTCGATGTCGTCGACATCGACGCTGCCGCGCGCAACACGAACGACATGAAACGCAAGAAGGGACGACTCATCGGCGAGGGCGGCCGAACCCGCGAGCTCATGGAGGAGCTGTCGGGCGCCAACGTCGTCATCTACGGCTCGACGCTCGGGATCATCGGCGCGCCCCAGCAGGTCGACGTCGTCCGAACCGCCGCCGAGATGCTCCTCGACGGCGCGCCACACGGCGCGGTCTACTCCTTCCTCGAGGAGAAACACAACGAGATGAAACATCAGGGCATGCAGTACCATCGGTACCCCGGCGGCCAGTCCTGA
- a CDS encoding MFS transporter has product MLGHSLVHWFETSIPIFLVVWLTEFPDAGVAVFGLIVALGYAPFGLGALPAGVLTDRYGPKRLILVCLGGMAFAFVVLAFADSIATIALALVLWGVAASVYHPAGLALISTGVEERPTVFAYHGIAGNVGIALGPFVTATLLMVGLEWQLVAAVLAVPGFVGLAYGLSASFDPAGAVDADDVSDASEPLSLSEFVSGSRALFASAFAVVFAIVTFEGLFYRGILTYLPEILHDAPAMAVLDLPTGFEGIEPADYIYVGLLVVGIAGQYAGGKLTDRIRVERGLAGIFAVLAVLAVAFVPVREMGLGPIIVLCAILGFFLFAIQPFYQEAVAVHTPEDARGLSYGYTYLGEFGLGATSIALGGFALGVGLEAFFGLLIGFALVGMALSWGLLIAISRFDAWQGPRARAQSED; this is encoded by the coding sequence ATGCTGGGCCACTCGCTGGTCCACTGGTTCGAGACGTCGATCCCGATCTTTCTCGTCGTCTGGCTGACCGAGTTTCCCGACGCCGGTGTTGCGGTCTTCGGCCTGATCGTCGCCCTGGGCTACGCGCCGTTCGGCCTCGGTGCACTACCCGCTGGCGTCCTCACGGACCGCTACGGCCCTAAACGGCTGATCCTCGTCTGTCTTGGCGGAATGGCATTCGCCTTCGTTGTGCTCGCGTTCGCGGACTCGATCGCCACGATCGCGCTCGCCCTCGTTCTGTGGGGGGTCGCGGCGAGCGTCTATCACCCAGCTGGACTCGCGCTGATCAGCACCGGCGTCGAGGAACGACCGACGGTCTTCGCCTACCACGGCATCGCCGGCAACGTCGGCATCGCGCTCGGTCCGTTCGTCACTGCGACGTTACTGATGGTCGGCCTCGAGTGGCAACTCGTCGCCGCCGTCCTCGCCGTTCCCGGCTTCGTCGGTCTCGCGTACGGACTCAGTGCGAGCTTCGATCCGGCGGGTGCGGTCGACGCCGACGACGTTTCCGACGCCTCCGAACCGCTCTCGCTCTCGGAGTTCGTCTCGGGATCGCGCGCCCTGTTCGCGAGCGCGTTCGCCGTCGTCTTCGCCATCGTGACGTTCGAGGGGCTGTTCTACCGCGGAATCCTCACCTACCTCCCCGAGATTCTCCACGACGCGCCGGCGATGGCCGTCCTCGACCTGCCGACCGGTTTCGAGGGGATCGAACCCGCGGACTACATCTACGTCGGCCTGCTCGTCGTCGGCATCGCCGGCCAGTACGCCGGCGGGAAACTCACCGATAGAATTCGCGTCGAGCGCGGTCTCGCCGGAATCTTCGCCGTGCTCGCCGTCCTCGCGGTCGCCTTCGTCCCGGTGCGGGAGATGGGACTCGGCCCGATCATCGTCCTCTGTGCGATCCTCGGCTTCTTCCTCTTCGCGATTCAGCCGTTCTACCAGGAGGCAGTCGCAGTTCACACGCCCGAGGACGCCCGCGGCCTCTCCTATGGCTACACCTACCTCGGCGAGTTCGGCCTCGGCGCGACGAGCATCGCCCTCGGCGGGTTCGCCCTCGGCGTCGGTCTCGAGGCCTTCTTCGGCCTCCTGATCGGCTTCGCGCTTGTCGGCATGGCGCTCTCCTGGGGCCTGCTGATTGCGATTTCGAGATTCGACGCGTGGCAGGGGCCGAGGGCTCGAGCGCAGAGCGAGGACTGA